Within Pseudomonas brassicacearum, the genomic segment ATGCACTCAACCAGCATTAATATGAATTTGTAAGCAAGGGGCGGGATCGGCACACTGTGCCCCGTTCCTCCCCCAACTGTTGGAACACTTAAAGGGCTTTCTGGGATTCTCCCGTAAGCCCCTTTTTTTGTTCGTTTTTTTTGGATTTTCACTTAATGCTCTCTCGCTGGTTCCCCGCTGCTATCAACACCCGTCCCACCGAATGGAGCCGCGCCGCCATCGGCATGGCGCTGGGAACGATGTTCAGTGTCTGGCTTTGCGGGCAAGTATTTGGCCTCGAGGTAGCGCAACACCTGATCGGCCCCCTCGGCGCCTCGGCCGTGCTGTTGTTTGCGGTGTCATCGGGCGCCCTCGCCCAGCCCTGGTCGATCGTCGGCGGTTACCTGTGTGCGTCGGTCGTGGCGCTGCTGGTGGCCCATGTATTGGGCCGCACGTTGGGTAGCGCCTGCCTGGCGGCTGGCATGGCACTGGTATTGATGTGCTGGCTGCGTTGCTTGCATCCGCCGGCAGGCGCCCTGGCGGCGACGTTGGTCCTGGCCGCCCCTTCTATCATCGCGTTGGACTGGCAGGCCGTCGGTGCGGCCATGCTGGCCGGTTCCGGGCTGCTGGCCTTTGCGCTGGCCTACAACAACCTGACGCGGGTGCGCTATCCCAAGCGTGCCAACGAACCGGTGGCCGTCATACCGGCTGACCACCCTCCCGTCGACCGCCAGGCCATTACGGCCGAAGACCTGAAACTGGCCTTGGCGCAAATGGAAGCATTCTTTGACGTCACGCCGGAAGATCTTGAGCAATTGATCCACGCCAGCGAGCGAAATGCCAAGCGCCGTAGCATCGCGGAGGTTCTCTCTAGTCGCGGTTGAGCCTTTGGCTGCTATAAATATGCAGGAAGGACCTGCACGTATCCCGGTTGTGCAATGCAAATTTGCACTGGTACGATCCTGAATGGATACGCGCGACACAATTCATAAAGAAGAATAAAAGCAGGGAGTTAGCGATGACAGCTCAGGTTTCATCACAAGCTGCGGAAACCCTCGAAACTGCGGCCTCTGAGGTGCTGGTCGAAGTTCGCAATCACATTGGCCATTTGACCCTGAACCGCCCCGCCGGCCTCAATGCCCTTACCTTGGGCATGGTGCGCAGCTTGCAACAACAACTCGATACCTGGGCTCTCGACCCACAGATCCGCGCCGTGGTACTGCGTGGCGCAGGCGAGAAGGCGTTTTGCGCTGGCGGTGATATCCGTTCCTTGTACGACAGCCACAAGCAGGGCGACACCCTGCATGAGGATTTCTTCGTCGAGGAGTACGCTCTCGACCTGACAATTCATCACTACCGCAAACCGATCCTCGCCTTCATGGACGGCTTCGTGCTGGGCGGCGGCATGGGGCTGGCACAAGGAGCCGACCTGCGGGTGGTGACCGAACGTAGCCGCCTGGGCATGCCGGAAGTCGGCATCGGTTACTTCCCGGATGTGGGCGGCAGCTACTTCCTGCCGCGCATTCCTGGCGAACTGGGCATCTACCTGGGCGTCAGCGGCGTGCAGATCCGTGCGGCTGACGCCTTGTATTGCGGGCTGGCCGACTGGTATCTGGACAGTCGCAAGCTTGAACAACTCGACGCGCGCCTCGATCGCCTGGAATGGGGTGATACACCACTCAAGGACCTGCAAAGCCTGCTGGCCAAACTCGGTGTGCAACAACTGCCTGCCCCACCCCTGGCCGACTTGCGGCCAGCCATCGACCATTTCTTTAGCCTGCCCGACGTGCCGAGCATGGTCGAGCAGTTGCGGCAGGTCACCGTCGCCAACAGCCACGAATGGGCGACAAAGACTGCCGACCTGCTGGACACCCGCTCCCCCTTGGCCATGGCCGTGACCCTGGAAATGCTGCGGCGCGGTCGGCATTTGAGCCTGGAAGACTGTTTTTCCTTGGAACTGCATCTGGACCAACAATGGTTCGAGCGCGGTGACCTGATCGAAGGCGTGCGCGCCTTGCTGATCGACAAAGACAAGAACCCGCGTTGGAACCCGCCGACCCTGGAGGCGCTGGACGCCGACCATGTGGCGAGTTTCTTCGACGGCTTCGACGACCACGGGAACTGAGCCATGCATGACCTCGAACTGACCGAAGAACAAGTGATGATCCGCGACATGGCCCGGGACTTCGCCCGTGGTGAAATCGCCCCTCACGCCCAGGCGTGGGAAAAGGCCGGCTGGATTGACGATGGCCTGGTGGCGAAGATGGGTGAACTGGGCCTGTTGGGGATGGTGGTGCCGGAAGAATGGGGCGGTACCTACGTCGATTATGTGGCCTATGCCCTGGCCGTGGAGGAGATCTCCGCGGGCGACGGTGCCACCGGCGCACTGATGAGCATCCACAACTCGGTGGGTTGCGGGCCGGTGCTGAATTTCGGCACCGACGAACAAAAGCAGACATGGCTGGCCGATCTCGCCAGTGGCCAGGCCATTGGCTGCTTCTGCCTGACCGAGCCCCAGGCCGGCTCCGAAGCCCACAACCTGCGTACCCGGGCCGAATTGCGCGATGGTCAGTGGGTCATCAACGGCGCCAAGCAGTTCGTCAGCAATGGCAAGCGAGCGAAATTGGCGATTGTGTTTGCCGTGACGGACCCGGATCTAGGCAAAAAAGGCATTTCGGCGTTCCTGGTGCCCACCGATACGCCGGGTTTCATCGTCGATCGCACTGAACACAAAATGGGCATCCGCGCCTCGGATACCTGCGCAGTCACCTTGAGCAATTGCACCATCCCCGAGGCCAACCTGTTGGGGGCTCGCGGTAAAGGCCTGGCCATCGCCCTCTCCAACCTGGAAGGCGGCCGCATCGGTATCGCTGCGCAAGCCTTGGGCATTGCCCGGGCCGCCTTTGAAGCGGCGCTGGCTTACGCGCGCGATCGCGTACAGTTCGACAAGCCGATCATCGAGCACCAGAGCATCGCCAACCTGCTGGCCGACATGCATACCCGCATCAACGCCACCCGCCTGCTCATCCTCCACGCCGCCCGCCTGCGCAGCGCCGGCAAGCCGTGCCTGTCGGAAGCCTCCCAGGCCAAGCTGTTCGCCTCGGAAATGGCTGAGAAAGTCTGCTCCTCGGCCATACAGATTCATGGTGGGTACGGGTATCTCGAGGATTATCCGGTAGAGCGCTACTACCGCGATGCACGGATTACCCAGATTTATGAAGGGTCGAGCGAAATACAGCGGATGGTGATTGCCCGGGAGCTGAAGCACTACCTGGTGTGATGGTAAGAAAAGCATCGCGGGCAAGCCTTGCTCCCACTGAATCTGCGCTGCACACAGAATACTGTGTCAGGTCACGGACCTGTGGGAGCAAAGCTTGCCCGCGATAGTGGTGTATCAGTCATTTATAGGCTGAATGTGCCGCCGCCATCGCGGGCAAGCCCAGCTCCCACAGGGTTTAGCGGTGTACACAAATGCTGCGTACACTCCAGACCCACTGTGGGAGCAAGGCTTGCCCGCGATAGCGTCAGTGAGAACGCCGCGTTACTTGTCCTGAAACTCCGCCGCCCGCTTGGCCACGAACGCCGCCATGCCTTCTTTCTGATCCTGCGTCGCAAACGCTGCGTGGAATACCCGGCGCTCGAAACGCACGCCTTCGGACAGGCTGACTTCAAAGGCACGGTTGACGCTTTCCTTGACCATCATGCTGATGGGCACCGACTTGGAGGCGATCAACGCCGCCGTTTTCAATGCCTCGTCCAGCAGCTCATCAGCCGGCACGATCCGCGCGACGATGCCGCAGCGCTCGGCTTCCACCGCATCGATAAAGCGCCCGGTCAGGCACATTTCCATGGCCTTGGCCTTGCCCACTGCGCGGGTCAGGCGCTGGGTGCCGCCCATGCCCGGCAGCACGCCGAGGTTGATTTCCGGCTGGCCGAACTTGGCGTTGTCGCCGGCCAGGATGAAATCGCACATCAATGCCAGCTCACAACCACCGCCCAAGGCGAAGCCGTTCACCGCCGCGATGATCGGCTTGCGGCGGTTGGCCACGCGGTCGCTGTCGCTGAACAGGTCGTCCAGGTAGATCTGCGGGTAGGTCAGCTCGGCCATTTCCTTGATGTCGGCACCGGCGGCAAAGGCTTTTTTTGAGCCGGTCAGCACGATGCAGCCAATCTTCGGATCCGCCTCCAGGCCGTCCAACGCCTGGTTCAGTTCGCTGACGATCTGCGCATTCAAGGCGTTCAATGCCTGGGGACGGTTGAGGGTGATCAGGCCGACGCGGTCCTTGATCTCCAATAAAATCGTTTCGTAGCTCATGTATGACTCCTGTTAAGCACTGTATTTGGCTCGATGCCCTGTAGGAGCTGCCGAAGGCTGCGATCTTTTGACGTTGTTCTTTCGTTCAAGACTCAATTGACAGGAAAAGATCGCAGCCTGCGGCAGCTCCTACAGATTGCGCGAAATGACCATGCGCTGAATGTCGCTGGTGCCTTCGTAGATCTGGCAGACCCGCACGTCGCGATAGATCCGCTCCAGCGGGAAGTCGTTGAGGTAACCGTAACCGCCCAGGGTTTGCAACGCCATGGAGCAGACTTTTTCAGCCATTTCCGAGGCGAACAGCTTGGCCATGGAAGCCTCCACCAGTGCCGGCTGACCGCTGTCTCGCAGGGCGGCGGCGTAGTGCACCATTTGCCGGGCCACGGCGATCTGGGTCGCCATGTCTGCCAGGCGGAACGCCACGGCCTGGTGCTCGATGATCGGCTTGCCGAAACTTGCGCGTTCCCGGGCATAGTCCCGAGCCGCCTCGAACGCGGCGCGGGCCATGCCCACCGCCTGCGCCGCGATGCCCACCCGTCCGCCTTCCAGGTTCGCCAGGGCGATCTTGTAGCCCTCGCCCTCCTCCCCCAGGCGATTGCCCACCGGCACCTTCACCTCCTCAAAGAGGATCTGGCAGGTGTCGGACGCGTGCTGGCCAAGTTTGTCTTCGACCCGCGCCACACTGTAGCCCGGCGAATCGGTCGGCACGATGAACGCACTGATGCCACGCTTGCCGGCGCTCGGATCGGTCACCGCGAACACAATCACCACCCCGGCGTTCTGCCCGGACGTGATGAACTGCTTGCAACCGTTGAGCACGTAATGATCGCCCTCCAGGCGCGCCCGCGTCTTGAGGCTGCTGGCGTCCGAACCGGCCTGTGGCTCGGTCAGGGCGAACGCGCCGAGCATCGCGCCACTGGCCAGGGGCGTGAGGAATTTTGCCTTCTGCTCATCGTTGCCGAACTTGAGGATCGGCACGCAGCCCACCGAGTTGTGCACGCTCATGATGGTCGAGCACGCGCCGTCGCCGGCGGCGATTTCCTCCAGGGTCATCGCGTAGGCCAGGTAACCGGTGTCACAGCCACCCCACTGCTCCGGCACCAGCATGCCGAAAAAGCCCAGTTCGGCCATTTCATCGATGGCTTCCCGGGGGAAACGATGCTCGCGGTCCCATTCGGCGGCGAACGGCTTCAAGCGTTCCTGGGCGAACTGCCGGGCCATGTCGCGGATTTGTGTCTGTTCTTCAGTCGGGAGCATGGTGATTCCTTAATACAGGCATTCGACGGCCATGGCCGTGGCTTCGCCGCCACCAATGCAGATCGCCGCAACGCCGCGCTTGAGACCCTTCTGGCGCAGGGCCGAGAGCAGGGTCACCAGGATCCGTGCGCCAGACGCGCCAATCGGGTGGCCCAGCGCACAGGCGCCGCCGTGGACGTTGACCTTGTCATGGGCAATCTCCAGCTTGTCCATGGTCACCAGTCCCACCACGGCAAAGGCTTCGTTGACTTCGAACAGGTCGACTTGATCCAGCGACCAACCGGTTTTCTGCATCAGTTTCTTCACGGCGCCAATCGGTGCGGTGGGAAACAGGCCCGGGGTATCGGCAAACGCCGCATGACCGTGGATCACCGCCAGGGGCTTGAGACCACGCTGGGCCGCCTGGCTCTGGCGCATCAGCACCAGCGCCGCGGCGCCATCGGAAATGGAACTGGAATTGGCCGCCGTCACTGTGCCGCCCTCGCGGAACGCCGGCTTGAGGGAGGCGATCTTGTCGATCCGGGCCTTGGGTGGCTGCTCGTCGTGGCGCACGGTCACTTGTTCCTTGCCGACCATGACCTGCAACGGCACGATCTCGGCGTCGAAACTGCCGTCCTTGATCGCCTGCTGGGCGCGGGTGGTGGATGCAATGGCGAACGCATCCTGGGCCTCGCGACTCAAGCCATTGGCCTCGGCGCAGTCTTCGGCGAAGGTGCCCATCAGCCGACCTTTGTCGTAGGCGTCTTCCAGACCGTCGAGGAACATGTGGTCCAGCACCCGGCCATGGCCCATCCGGTAACCGCTGCGCGCACGATCGAGCAGGTACGGGGCGTTGGACATGCTTTCCATGCCGCCGGCCACAACCACTTCGGCGCTGCCGGCGATGAGCATGTCATGGGCGAGGATCGCCGCTTCCATGCCCGAGCCACACATCTTGTTGAGCGTGGTGCAGCGGGTCGATTTGTCGAGCCCGGCGCCCAGCGCGGCCTGACGCGCCGGTGCCTGGCCCTGGCCGGCGGCGAGTACGCAACCGAACAGCACTTCTTCAACCGCGTCAGGTGCGATGCCGGCTCGCTCCACGGCGGCCTTGATGGCGGCGGCACCCAGCTGGGGGGCGCTGAGGCTTTTCAGCTCGCCCTGGAAACCGCCCATGGGGGTACGGACGGCACTGACGATGACAATAGGATCGTTGGACATCATGAATCCTCCTGATTATTTGGCTGCCATGCGCAAGGCGCCGTCGAGACGGATCACCTCGCCGTTGAGCATGCTGTTCTCAATGATATGCCTGACCAGCGCCGCGTACTCGCAAGGTTTCCCAAGGCGTGGCGGAAACGGCACGCCGGCGGCCAGGGAATCGCGCACTTCCGGGCTCATGCCGGCCATCATCGGGGTCTCGAAGATCCCTGGCGCAATGGTCATCACCCGGATACCGAAGCGCGCCAGCTCACGGGCGGCCGGCAATGTCAGGCTGGCGATGGCGCCTTTGGAGGCGGCGTAAGCCGCCTGGCCGATCTGACCATCGAAAGCCGCCACCGACGCCGTATTGATGATCACCCCGCGCTCGCCGTCAGCGTTGGCCTCGGTTTCGGCAATGGCCGCAGCTGCCAGGCGCAGCAGGTTGAAGCTGCCGATCAGGTTGACGTTGATCACCTGGCTGAAACTGGCCAGCGCGTGGGGACCGTTCTTGCCGAGGATCTTCTCGCCACGCACGATACCGGCGCAGTTCACCAGGCCATTGAGGCCACCGAACGCATCGACCGTGGCCTTCACCGCCGCTTCAGCCGCCGCTTCGCTGCTGATGTCGGCCACCACGCTTTGGCAACCCAGCTTTTGCGCCTGGGCGGCCACGGCGTCGGCGTTGAGGTCCACCAGCATCACCTTGGCGCCGGCCTTGACCAGCATCTCGCCGGTGGCCGCGCCGAGGCCGGAAGCGCCGCCGCTGACGAGAAAAATCTTGTTGTCGATCTGCATCATGGTTTCCTTGGATTCAAGCTGAAACGTTCTGCGCCGCGGCCTCTTGGGCTTTGGCGATCTCCTGGTTGCGCAAGATAAAGCGCTGCAACTTGCCGCTTGGGGTTTTCGGCAAGTCGCTGACAAATTCGATTTCACGGGGATACGCATGGGCCGCCAGGCGCTTGCGCACGTGCAGGCGCAATTCTTCGGCCAGCTCCGATGAGGCACGGAACTGCGCGCTGAGCACCACGAAGGCCTTCACCAACTCGGTGCGTTCCGGATCAGGCTTGCCGATCACCGCCGCTTCCACCACGGCCGGGTGTTCGATCAGCGCGCTTTCGACGTCGAACGGACCGACCCGGTAGCCGGAGGTGGTAATCACGTCATCGCTGCGGCCCACGAAACTGATGCTGCCGTCCGGGTTCAGCTCCACGGTGTCGCCGCTCAAGTAGTAGTCACCGACGAAGGCCTTGGTCGGCCCGCCTTCGTAACCGGCGAACCAGCACATGGGCGACTGGCTGCGGTCCAGCGCGAGAATGCCCGGCTGGCCCACGCCCAGCTCGCGCTGATTTTCATCCAACACCACGATCCGATGACCCGGCGAGGCGAAACCGGCCGCGCCCAGGTGCACCGGGTGTTCCAGCCCATGGTGGTTGCACAGCACCATGCCCAGTTCGGTCTGGCCGTAATGGTCGTGAATCACCACTTCCAGGTTATCGGCGAACCAACGGATCACTTCCGGGTTCAACGGCTCACCGGCGCTGCTGACGATGCGCAGCTTGCCCTTGATCGAGCGGGCAAACTGCTCGCCACCGGCAATCAACAGGCGATAGGCCGTGGGCGAGCCGGTCAGGTTGGTGATGCCGTATTTGTTGATGACCCGGCAGGTGCTTTCCAGGGTAAACGGGCCATCGTAGAAGGTAATCGGATGCCCCATGGCCAACGGCCCGGTCACGCCGAAATAGATGCCGTAGGCCCAACCCGGGTCGGCGACGTTCCAGAAGGCGTCTTCAGGGCGCAGGTCTACCGCGTCACGGGTATAGCTCTGGAACGCAACGATGGCTTTGAGCGGTACCGACAGCGCCTTGGCAGGTCCCGTGGTGCCGGAGGTGAACATCAGCAGGAACGGGTCTTCGCCGGTGAGCATCAGCGGTTCGCACTGGCTGGAGTGGTTCGCCACCTCGGCCCAGAAACTGTAGTCGCCGCGCACGATGCCCTGGCCCTTTTCGCCGCCGACCGTGACGATGGTGGGGCAATCGGCGACTTCGTCGAGCTTGGGGCGGTTGACCGCATCGGTGACGACCACGCGTGCCCCCGAGCTGCCCAGGCGGTGCTCGATGGCCTTGGGCCCGAACGCGGTGAACAGCGGCTGATACACCGCCCCAATGCGCCAGGTGGCGAGCACCACGATCAACAGTTCAGCGGTGCGCGGCAGCAGGCCGGCCACTTTGTCGCCCTTGCCGACGCCTTGGGCGCGCAGGAAATTGGCGAACCGCGCGGCGTTGTCCTGCAGGTCACGGTAAGTCCAGGTTGCCTCGCTGCCGTCACGGCCCTCCCAGAACAAGGCGATGCGGCCCGGCAATGCATGCCGGTCGCAACACTCGACACAGGCATTGAGCGCCTCGAGCGAGCCGTGCAGCGCGGCGTTGACGGTGTGTTGGTAATCGAACTGTGACGTGGCGGACGAATAATCGCGCATGACCAGAATCCCTCTGTACTTTTTATTGGTTGGGGGAACCGTGAATAGCAGGCAAATACTCGCGCCGAAGGGTTGTGGCGGCAATGGTCAAAGCTTTCAAGTTGCTTGACTGGTTTGGCCATGGTTTAGGGATGTGGTGTTCTTTTAGCGCTTATCGCGAGCAAGCCCGCTCCCACAGGGGATTTGTGGCGGACTTCGACTTTGTGATCGTCCAAGCCTCTGTGGGCGCGAACTTGCTCGCGATGGCGGTGGTTCAGCCGCTACAAGGGCTGCTTCCAGGCAAATGAATAAACCTTCTCCGGCACCGGCGACTGGCAGCGCTGGTTATCCGCGTCAGCCCCCACGAGGAACCACTCGGCCCTTGAGGTATTGCCGACCCGGCGCGCTTTTTGTGGGTCGTAACAGCGGGCCAGGTCCCGGGAGGGCACCAAGGCGAAGGCCTGCGGGTGGCTGCGCAGCCAAGTGGCGGATTGTTCCAGGGTGTTGCCGTTATGAAAGCCGAAATGCACGATCGGTTGCTGGGCGAACAGCCAATGGCCCTCACGCCACCCCACGAGCACCAACTCGGCATTTGAAGTCAGCCGCGCGACATCACGCATCAAGGTCTGGTGAGGGTTGACGCCTTCCCGGTGGGGCTCGACGAAGCCGCGTACCAGCCAGGCGCACAACCACACGGACGTCAATGTCGCGAATACCACCCTGCCCTTCGGCCGCCGGCCAAACCAGCGGCGCAGCATCCACGGCACAAGCGGCGCCACCAGCAGAATCAACGCGGGTAACGCGGGAAAGATGTACAGCTTGCGCTTGCCGCTGCTCAGGCTAAAGAACACCAACACCAACAGCACCCAACCGAGCAGTACCAACACCCGACCGTCGTGCTTGAGCAGTTGTTTGCGCCAGGCCGGCACCAGCCAGGGAAGCATGAACACAATCGGCAGCCAGTACTTGGGAATCACCTGGACGAAGAAATACCAGAAAGGTTCGCGGTGTTCCCATGCGTTGGCATAACGCCCGGCCGTCTGCTTGAACAGGATTTCCTGGGCGTATGCCAGGCTGTCGGGGCTGCCCTGCCAGACAATCACCAGCAAAGGCCCCAGCCATAACGCGATGGCGGCCAACGCGACAACCAGGCCCAGCCACCAGCGTCCTGCCTGGCCAGGCATTGCCACCACCCCTTTCCAACCTTTGCGCAGCGCATAGGCGTAGGGAATGAGCAGTAGCACCGGCAGAAAACCCACGCCTTTGCTGATGATCCCCAACCCCATCGCCGCACAAGCCACGTAGTACCAACGCCAGGCCGGGCCGAGCAACACGTGCCGGCACAAGCCATAGATTCCCAGGATGGTCCAGAGCGCAAGGAAACCATCGATCTGCCCGGTACGCAGGATGCTGTAGGTCTGGTAGGTGGCGAGAAACAACAGCGCCGCGATCACCCCCACGCGCCGTCCCCACAAGCGTCGGCCCAGGTCATACAAACACGCAGTGGTGACGGCACCGGCCAGCAGCGCGGGCAAGTACAGGGCAACTTTGGGCAGGTGGGTCAGTTGCACGAACAGGGCCACGGTCCACATGAACAGCGGTGGTTTGTCGGCGTAGATTTCACCGGCGCGATGGGGAATGAACCATGAGCCGTTCTGCAGCATCTCCAGGGCAACGCCGAGGAAACGCTCCTCATCGACGTTCATCGGTTGGCGCCAGCCAAGGCCGGCACCGACCATGATCAAGGCCAATACCACAAACGCCAGGAGCTCGAGCCGCGAGGAAGATAATCGTATCCGCACCGTCTCAGCCCTTCTCTGCCAGTTCGCGTTTTTGCTGCTCATGATGCTTGGCGATCAACTGCAAGTTGCGCAGGTAAACGATAAAACCGAAGGACTGGCCGACGATGAACACAGGGTCTTCGCGGTAGATGGCATAGGCCAGCAACAGCGAGCTACCGATGATGCTCAGGTACCAGAAGCCAACGGGAATCATGCTGCGCTTCTTGTACTCGCTATACAGCCATTGCAGGGCAAAACGCCCGGTGAACGCCAATTGCCCCGCGAAACCAACGACCAGCCACAACGTTTCTCTGCCCATCTCAGACCTCGGTTTCTTGTGCGTTGACGTCCAGGCGGGTGCGCTTGATCAGCCACCACACCCCGAATAGATCGACAATGCCCACCAGCGCCCGGTCCAGGTTGCCGTAGTTGGACACCCCGGCCCCGCGCTCACGGTGATTGACCGGCTGAACCAGCATCCGGCCGTTGTGACGACGGATCAGCGCCGGAATGAAACGATGCATATGATCGAAATACGGCAGGCGCAGAAACGCCTCGCGCTCGATCAATTTGATGCCGCAGCCGGTATCGGGCGTCTGGTCCTTGAGCAGGCTGGCGCGCAGTTTGTTGGCAAATCGCGAGGCCCAACGCTTGCTCGCCGTGTCCCGGCGATTGACGCGATGCCCCGCCACCAGCTTGACGCCTGCGGGTGTGCCTTCGGAGCCACGCACCAGGTCGAGCATTTTCGGCAAGTCGGCCGGGTCGTTCTGACCGTCGCCGTCCAGGGTTGCCAACCAATGCCCGCGCGCCACTTCAGCGGCGTGGTAGATCGAGGTGCTCTGCCCCAGGGAACGGGTGTGGCTGAGCACCCGCAACTGGCGATAGCCACTGGCTTGCAGCGTCCGCAATTCAGCGGCGGTGGCGTCGGTGCTGCCATCGTCGACCACAATGACTTCAAAGGCCTCGTCAACCAGCGCCGTACGTACTTCTTCCAGCAATGGAATGAGGTTGCCTGCTTCGTTCTTTGCCGGAATCAGGACCGACACATAAGGGGTTTCGTGCATGACGTTCCAGTGAAAAGCTGAGGAGTGAGGGGGTTAAACGCGGTAATAGTCGCGGTACCAATCGACAAACGACTGCACGCCGACGGGCACTGCGACCTGTGGGCGAAATCCCACGAGATCCTCCAGCTCACGCGTGTCTGCCCACGTGTCGACCACGTCGCCCGGTTGCAACGGCAAGAAATGCTTTATCGCAGGGATGCCCAGTGCCTCTTCAAGGCACTCGACAAACTGCAGGAGCTTGACCGGCGCGCCGAACCCGATGTTGTAGACCTTGTTGCGTACGCCCGAATCAGTGGCAGGCGGCAGCGGTAACAACCGCACCAGGCCTTCGACGATGTCGTCGATATAGGTGAAGTCCCGCGACATCGCACCATCGTTATAGAGGTCAATGGCGCGGCCGTTGAGGATGGCGTCGGTGAATTTGAACGGCGCCATGTCGGGCCGTCCCCAAGGTCCATAGACGGTAAAAAACCGCAGGCCGGTGGTGGGAATACCGTAGAGATGCGAGTAGGCGTGGGCCATCAGTTCATTGGCGCGCTTGGTCGCCGCATAGAAAGACACCGGCTGATCGACCGGGTCGGTGGTGGCATACGGCAGACGGTCATTCAAGCCATACACCGAGCTGCTCGAGGCGAACACCAGGTGCGCCGGTCGATGGGCACGGCAGGCTTCCAACACGTTGAGGAAGCCCACCAGGTTGCTTTGCGCATAAACGTCCGGATTGTCGATGGAATAACGCACGCCGGCTTGGGCCGCCAGGTGGACGACTTGCTCGAATGCGTTTTGTGCAAACAGGTCTAGCAACGCCTGCTTGTCGGCCACATCCAGCCGCTGGAAGCGAAAGTTGCGGCATTCGGCCAACTGTGCCAGGCGTGCCTGTTTCAGCTCGACGCTGTAGTAGCTGTTGAGGTTGTCGATGCCAATGACCTGATGGCCATCGCTGCACAGCCGCTTGGCGGTATGAAACCCGATGAACCCTGCGACGCCGGTGACCAGTACTCTCATACGCGGCTCAAAACGGTCATTTGCATACATTACCCTGATGGATGGCCCGGCTTTTCCGGGGCCTGCACAGGCTTGTATCAGAAATAAATGACGGTTTTATGAGCGTGCCAGTGTGCCAAGCGAAAAACCCTGTGGGAGCGAGCCTGCTCGCGATAGCGGTGGTTCAGCCG encodes:
- a CDS encoding acetyl-CoA C-acyltransferase, with the translated sequence MMSNDPIVIVSAVRTPMGGFQGELKSLSAPQLGAAAIKAAVERAGIAPDAVEEVLFGCVLAAGQGQAPARQAALGAGLDKSTRCTTLNKMCGSGMEAAILAHDMLIAGSAEVVVAGGMESMSNAPYLLDRARSGYRMGHGRVLDHMFLDGLEDAYDKGRLMGTFAEDCAEANGLSREAQDAFAIASTTRAQQAIKDGSFDAEIVPLQVMVGKEQVTVRHDEQPPKARIDKIASLKPAFREGGTVTAANSSSISDGAAALVLMRQSQAAQRGLKPLAVIHGHAAFADTPGLFPTAPIGAVKKLMQKTGWSLDQVDLFEVNEAFAVVGLVTMDKLEIAHDKVNVHGGACALGHPIGASGARILVTLLSALRQKGLKRGVAAICIGGGEATAMAVECLY
- a CDS encoding enoyl-CoA hydratase is translated as MSYETILLEIKDRVGLITLNRPQALNALNAQIVSELNQALDGLEADPKIGCIVLTGSKKAFAAGADIKEMAELTYPQIYLDDLFSDSDRVANRRKPIIAAVNGFALGGGCELALMCDFILAGDNAKFGQPEINLGVLPGMGGTQRLTRAVGKAKAMEMCLTGRFIDAVEAERCGIVARIVPADELLDEALKTAALIASKSVPISMMVKESVNRAFEVSLSEGVRFERRVFHAAFATQDQKEGMAAFVAKRAAEFQDK
- a CDS encoding enoyl-CoA hydratase/isomerase family protein, coding for MTAQVSSQAAETLETAASEVLVEVRNHIGHLTLNRPAGLNALTLGMVRSLQQQLDTWALDPQIRAVVLRGAGEKAFCAGGDIRSLYDSHKQGDTLHEDFFVEEYALDLTIHHYRKPILAFMDGFVLGGGMGLAQGADLRVVTERSRLGMPEVGIGYFPDVGGSYFLPRIPGELGIYLGVSGVQIRAADALYCGLADWYLDSRKLEQLDARLDRLEWGDTPLKDLQSLLAKLGVQQLPAPPLADLRPAIDHFFSLPDVPSMVEQLRQVTVANSHEWATKTADLLDTRSPLAMAVTLEMLRRGRHLSLEDCFSLELHLDQQWFERGDLIEGVRALLIDKDKNPRWNPPTLEALDADHVASFFDGFDDHGN
- a CDS encoding acyl-CoA dehydrogenase family protein; this translates as MHDLELTEEQVMIRDMARDFARGEIAPHAQAWEKAGWIDDGLVAKMGELGLLGMVVPEEWGGTYVDYVAYALAVEEISAGDGATGALMSIHNSVGCGPVLNFGTDEQKQTWLADLASGQAIGCFCLTEPQAGSEAHNLRTRAELRDGQWVINGAKQFVSNGKRAKLAIVFAVTDPDLGKKGISAFLVPTDTPGFIVDRTEHKMGIRASDTCAVTLSNCTIPEANLLGARGKGLAIALSNLEGGRIGIAAQALGIARAAFEAALAYARDRVQFDKPIIEHQSIANLLADMHTRINATRLLILHAARLRSAGKPCLSEASQAKLFASEMAEKVCSSAIQIHGGYGYLEDYPVERYYRDARITQIYEGSSEIQRMVIARELKHYLV
- a CDS encoding HPP family protein, translating into MLSRWFPAAINTRPTEWSRAAIGMALGTMFSVWLCGQVFGLEVAQHLIGPLGASAVLLFAVSSGALAQPWSIVGGYLCASVVALLVAHVLGRTLGSACLAAGMALVLMCWLRCLHPPAGALAATLVLAAPSIIALDWQAVGAAMLAGSGLLAFALAYNNLTRVRYPKRANEPVAVIPADHPPVDRQAITAEDLKLALAQMEAFFDVTPEDLEQLIHASERNAKRRSIAEVLSSRG
- a CDS encoding SDR family NAD(P)-dependent oxidoreductase, with the protein product MQIDNKIFLVSGGASGLGAATGEMLVKAGAKVMLVDLNADAVAAQAQKLGCQSVVADISSEAAAEAAVKATVDAFGGLNGLVNCAGIVRGEKILGKNGPHALASFSQVINVNLIGSFNLLRLAAAAIAETEANADGERGVIINTASVAAFDGQIGQAAYAASKGAIASLTLPAARELARFGIRVMTIAPGIFETPMMAGMSPEVRDSLAAGVPFPPRLGKPCEYAALVRHIIENSMLNGEVIRLDGALRMAAK
- a CDS encoding acyl-CoA dehydrogenase; this translates as MLPTEEQTQIRDMARQFAQERLKPFAAEWDREHRFPREAIDEMAELGFFGMLVPEQWGGCDTGYLAYAMTLEEIAAGDGACSTIMSVHNSVGCVPILKFGNDEQKAKFLTPLASGAMLGAFALTEPQAGSDASSLKTRARLEGDHYVLNGCKQFITSGQNAGVVIVFAVTDPSAGKRGISAFIVPTDSPGYSVARVEDKLGQHASDTCQILFEEVKVPVGNRLGEEGEGYKIALANLEGGRVGIAAQAVGMARAAFEAARDYARERASFGKPIIEHQAVAFRLADMATQIAVARQMVHYAAALRDSGQPALVEASMAKLFASEMAEKVCSMALQTLGGYGYLNDFPLERIYRDVRVCQIYEGTSDIQRMVISRNL